Proteins found in one Sorghum bicolor cultivar BTx623 chromosome 1, Sorghum_bicolor_NCBIv3, whole genome shotgun sequence genomic segment:
- the LOC8067070 gene encoding leukocyte receptor cluster member 1 homolog codes for MGGHGGLNILPQKRWNVYNFDNREKVQKDEAAAAREEQLQREAERRRESDLRLAALRRNRGLVQAESPATPPPHPAGPADPVDAVPSPASDGDHINLFSGGSGVAADFAALASASGGRGAAREREPDADPNPKKRKKKEEEVRVVGPDEEKYRLGYGLAGKGVAVPWYMSSPAAAAAKEGRGRDAGEENGVKRSGGKKSIEELREERRKRESKEKERERAVLVAAGRKERQDRGRPSRWAR; via the exons ATGGGAGGGCACGGCGGGCTGAATATCTTGCCGCAGAAGCGGTGGAACGTCTATAATTTCGACAACCGCGAGAAGGTGCAGAAAgacgaggccgccgccgcccgggAGGAGCAGCTCCAGCGCGAGGCGGAACGCCGCCGCGAGTCCGACCTCCGCCTCGCTGCGCTACGGCGTAACCGCGGCCTGGTCCAGGCGGAGTCGCCCGCCACTCCTCCACCTCACCCCGCCGGCCCCGCTGATCCGGTGGACGCCGTTCCTTCCCCGGCCTCGGACGGAGACCACATCAACCTCTTCTCGGGTGGATCCGGCGTCGCCGCTGACTTCGCCGCGCTCGCATCGGCCAGTGGTGGGAGGGGCGCGGCCCGGGAGCGGGAGCCTGATGCAGACCCTAACCCTAAGAAgcggaagaagaaggaagaggaggtGAGGGTTGTGGGGCCCGATGAGGAGAAGTACAGGCTGGGCTACGGCCTCGCCGGGAAGGGCGTGGCGGTGCCCTGGTACATGTCGAGCcctgcagcagcagcggccAAGGAGGGGAGGGGCAGAGATGCAGGGGAAGAGAACGGGGTGAAGAGGAGTGGAGGGAAGAAGAGCATTGAAGAACtgagggaggagaggaggaagagggagtCCAAGGAGAAGGAGCGTGAGCGTGCTGTCCTGGTTGCTGCAGGAAGGAAGGAGAGACAGGATCGTGGGCGCCCATCAAG ATGGGCACGGTGA